The following proteins are encoded in a genomic region of Brachypodium distachyon strain Bd21 chromosome 1, Brachypodium_distachyon_v3.0, whole genome shotgun sequence:
- the LOC100824625 gene encoding nudix hydrolase 19, chloroplastic gives MSIHLRAHAFAANPLRGLAGASPCPSAADALRSLLDSTDAHHHLSKVLPFRRGRPLARSPDPSPSPASSSAPPPPPLPAWRLAWLPPSRVLPGVPSEAFVFLGAHGEADGKEAAAYWAVDVSEGDVGAGDGSAFVDLRTLMVAADWRDKDTMGELAIAGHARALLEWHNTAKFCGACGAKAVPTEAGRRKQCSNESCKKRIYPRVDPVVIMLVIDKENDRALLSRQSRFVPRMWSCLAGFIEPGESLEEAVRRETLEETGIEVGEVIYHGSQPWPVGPNTMPCQLMVGFFAYAKSLDICVDKQELEDAQWHSREDVKKALTFAEYEKAQRSNALKVNQICKGAERGQNTSSGLGVESQEAAPMFVPGPYAIAHHLISSWAFEGAPKVPSSFSNL, from the exons ATGTCCATCCACCTCCGCGCCCACGCCTTCGCGGCCAACCCGCTGcgcggcctcgccggcgcctcccCCTGCCCCTCAGCCGCCGACGCCCTCCGCTCCCTCCTCGACAGCACAGAcgcccaccaccacctctCCAAGGTCCTCCCGTTCCGCCGGGGCCGGCCCCTCGCCCGCTCCCCGgacccttccccttccccggCCTCCTCatccgcgcctccgcctccgccgctgccggcctgGCGCCTCGCGTGGCTCCCGCCCTCGCGCGTGCTCCCCGGCGTCCCCTCCGAGGCCTTCGTGTTCCTCGGCGCGCACGGCGAGGCGGACGGCAAGGAGGCCGCCGCGTACTGGGCCGTCGACGTCAGCGAGGGGGACGTCGGCGCGGGGGATGGATCCGCGTTCGTGGACTTGAGGACGCTCATGGTGGCCGCGGACTGGAGGGACAAGGACACCATGGGGGAgctcgccatcgccggccAC GCTCGGGCACTGCTGGAGTGGCACAATACAGCAAAGTTTTGTGGAGCGTGTGGAGCAAAGGCTGTTCCTACTGAAGCTGGAAGGCGAAAGCAGTGCAGCAACGAGTCCTGCAAGAAGAGGATATACCCTCGAGTCGATCCC GTTGTCATTATGTTGGTCATTGACAAAGAAAATGATCGCGCTCTCTTGAGCCGCCAGTCAAGATTCGTACCCCGAATGTGGAGTTGTCTTGCTGGTTTTATAGAG CCAGGGGAAAGCTTGGAAGAGGCGGTGAGAAGGGAAACATTGGAAGAAACTGGGATCGAAGTTGGGGAAGTCATTTACCACGGTTCTCAACCATGGCCTG TTGGACCAAACACTATGCCATGCCAACTGATGGTGGGTTTCTTTGCTTATGCTAAATCATTGGATATATGTGTGGATAAACAAGAGCTTGAAG ATGCCCAATGGCACAGCCGCGAGGATGTCAAGAAAGCGCTAACATTTGCAGAATATGAGAAAGCTCAGAGATCAAATGCGCTCAAGGTCAATCAAATATGCAAGGGCGCCGAGAGAGGGCAGAacacctcctccggccttgGTGTGGAAAGCCAGGAAGCTGCTCCTATGTTTGTCCCGGGCCCCTACGCCATTGCTCATCACCTCATATCGTCATGGGCCTTTGAAGGAGCGCCAAAGGTGCCCAGCTCCTTCTCCAACCTATGA
- the LOC100824932 gene encoding uncharacterized RNA-binding protein C17H9.04c → MNTQRKPGDWNCNSCQHLNFSRRDFCQRCHTTRLDLQLGDGRSIGGVLTSLDVRPGDWYCNCGYHNFASRSSCLKCGTIVRDFPAGQVGAAAVESVGVRAGWKAGDWICTRPGCNVHNFASRIECYRCDAPREAGAGK, encoded by the exons ATGAACACCCAGAGGAAGCCTGGAGACTGGAACTGCAACTCCTGCCAGCACCTCAACTTCAGCCGCCGTGACTTCTGCCAGCGCTGCCATACCACACGCTTGGATCTGCAGCTCGGAGACGGCCGCAGCATAGGTGGCGTGCTGACCTCCCTGGACGTTCGCCCTGGTGACTGGTACTGCAACTGCGGCTATCACAACTTCGCCAGCCGCTCCAGCTGCCTCAAGTGCGGCACCATCGTGAGGGACTTCCCAGCAGGCCAAGttggcgctgctgctgttgaGAGTGTTGGAGTTCGTGCTGGGTGGAAAGCAGGCGATTGGATATGCACAAG GCCTGGTTGTAATGTGCACAATTTTGCAAGTAGGATTGAGTGCTATAGGTGCGATGCACCTAGGGAAGCAG GCGCTGGGAAGTAA